A stretch of DNA from Pseudonocardia hierapolitana:
TAGAACAGCTCGCGGTGCACCCGCTTGCGGTCCACGCCGAACCCGGTGAGCACGTCGACGGCCGCCTCGGTCATGCCGAGCGGCCCGCAGAGCCACCAGTGGTCCACGTCGGCGACGTCGACGAGCGCCCCCAGGAGCACGCGCAGCTTCTCCGCGTCGAGGCGGCCGGTGAAGATCTCGGCCTCCATCGGCTCCCGGGACAGCACGTGCAGCAGGTGCAGCCGCGGGCCGTACGCGTTCTTCAGATCGGCGAGCTCCTCGGTGAACATCACCGTGTCGGTGCGCCGGTTGCCGTAGAGCAGGGTGATGCGGGTGTCCGGGTGCGCGGCCAGCACCGACGCCACGATCGAGAGCACCGGCGTGATCCCCGACCCGGCCGCGACCAGCCCGTGATGGGTGCCCGGTGCGAGGTCCGGCGTGAACGAGCCCGCGGGCGGGGCCACCTCGATCGCGTCGCCGGGCGCGACCCGGTCCACCAGCCACTCGGAGAACAGCCCGCCGTCGACCCGCCGCACGCCCACCTTCGGCAGCGCACCGGCCGGCGCACAGATCGAGTACGAGCGCCGCTCCTCCCGCCCGTCCCGATGCAGGCGCAGGGTGAGGTACTGCCCCGGCCGGAACGCGAAGACCTCCTGCAGGTGCGCGGGCACGTCGAAGGTGACGGCAACGGCGTCCCCGCACAGCCGCTCGACATCGGCCACCCGCAGGCGGTGGAAGCCGGATGTGCGCGGGACCGGCACGTCGACCTGCGGCGCCGCCATCAGTGCTCCTTCATGTGCTCGAACGGCTCGCGGCACGCGGTGCAGCGGCGCAGGGCCGTGCACGACGTCGGGCCGAACCGCGAGAACTCCTCGGTGGCGGGCGACCCGCAGCGCGGGCAGCGCACGACCGCGGCCGGGGCCGCGAGCGTCAACGGCACGGGACCCGCGCCGCGCGGCCCCACCCGATCCGGCGGGGCGACGCCGTGTTCGGCCAGCTTGCGCCGCCCCTCCGGCGAGATCCAGTCCGTGCTCCACGGCGGCGACAGCACCGTGCGCACCTCGACCCGGGCGTACCCGGCCGCCGTGAGCCGCGCGCGCAGGTCGTCGCGCATCACCTCCAGCGCGGGACAGCCGGAGTAGGTCGGCGTGATCGTCACGGTGACGGCGTCACCGTCCGCCTCGACGCCGCGGACGACCCCGAGGTCGTCGAGCGTGAGCATCGGCATCTCGGGGTCGACGACCTCGGCGACGACCCGGCGGGCGTCCGTCACCACCGCGTCACTCAGCACTGCGTCGCTCACCATCGGGCCCCCGGGTGCTGACGGGCCAGGCTCTGCATCTCGGCGAGCACGTGCCCGAGGTACTCGGTGTGCATCCCGTCCCGGCCGCCCTTGCCGTTGATCGGTCCCATGTGCGGGACGGCCGGGCGGGTGAGGGTGGCGCGGGTCAGCACCTCGTCGAGCACGGCGTCGACCTCCTCGCGGACCTGCGCCGGGTCCACCGCCACCCCCGCGTCGGCGAGCCTGCGCTCCACGTCGGAGGTGCGGTACAGCTCCTCGACGTACGGCCAGGCGGCGTCGAGCGCGGCCTGCATCCGCCGGTGTGACTCGGGGGTGCCGTCGCCGAGGCGCAGGGTCCAGCGGGCGGCGTGGTCGCGGTGGTAGGTCAGCTCCTTGACGCCCTTCCCGGCGACCGCCGCGACCACCGGGTCGCGCGAACCGAGCAGCCGCTGCAGCAGCGCGAGCCGCCAGGTCGAGAACAGCAGGAGCCGGGCGATCGCGCGGGCGAAGTCGCGCTCGTCGGGCAGCTCGGCGAGCGCCACGTTGCGGAACTCGGGCTCGGTGCGCAGGAAGGCCAGAGCGTCCTCGTCACGTCCGGCGGAGCCTGCGGAGCCGGCCATCGAACTCGAGCCGGCGTCCTCCACGTGGCCTGCGCGGGCGAGCAGCACCCGGGCCTGGCCGAGCAGGTCGAGGGCGATGTTGGCCAGCGCGACCTCCTCCTCCAGCTCAGGGGCGTTCGTCACCCACTCCGTGAGCCGGTGGCTGCAGATCAGCGCGTCGTCGCCGAGCATGAGGCAGTAGGCGGCGAGGTCGGCCGGGTCGACCCCGTCGGGCACCGGTGAGGTGATCTCCGCCTGGACGTCCTCCACACCGGTGCCGAACGCCCAGCGCGGGTCGTCGTGCCCCAGCGTCTCGACCAGGGACTGGTAGGCGTTGGTGGCGTCGTGATCGGTGCCGTGATCGGTGTTCACAGGTGCGGCACGTCCTCGGGGATCGCGTAGAACGTCGGGTGCCGGTAGACCTTGTCCCCCGACGGCGCGAAGAAGGGGTCCTTCTCCGCCGGGCTCGACGCGGTGATGTCGGAGGCCTTCACCACCCAGATCGACACGCCCTCGTTGCGGCGGGTGTAGAGGTCGCGGGCGTTGTGCAGCGCCATCTCGGCGTCCGGGGCGTGCAACGAGCCGACGTGCACGTGGTTGAGGCCGCGCTTGCCGCGCACGAACACCTCGTAGAGCGGCCAGCCGCCGCGGGGCGAGCCCGCGCGCGTCTCCACGCCCTCGGTCGGCACCGCGCCGTGGCCGCCCTCGGAGGTGTAGTCCCCGTTCACGCGGCCACCTCCTTGCGGGCGTGCTTCTCGGCGTAGGCCTGCGCGGCCTCCCGGACCCAGGCCCCCTCCTCGTGCGCCCGGCGCCGCTGCGCCAGCCGCTGCGCGTTGCACGGTCCCGACCCGGAGATCACCGCCTTGAACTCGGCCCAGTCCGGCTCGGTGAAGTCGTAGTGGCCGCGCTCGGGGTTCCAGCGCAGGCCCGGGTCGGGCAGGGTCACGCCCAGCGCCTCCGCCTGGGGCACGGTCATGTCGACGAAGCGCTGGCGCAGCTCGTCGTTGGTGTGCCGCTTGATGCCCCACGTCATCGACTGCTGCGTGTTGGGCGAGTCGCCGTCGGGCGGGCCGAACATCATCAGCGACGGCCACCAGAACCGGTTCGTCGACTCCTGCACCATCTCCCGCTGCGCGTCGGTGCCGTTCACCATCGCCAGCAGCAGCTCGTAGCCCTGCCGCTGGTGGAACGACTCCTCCTTGCAGATCCGCACCATGGCCCGGGCGTACGGGCCGTAGGAGCAGCGGCACAGCGGCACCTGGTTGCAGATCGCCGCGCCGTCGACGAGCCAGCCGATCACCCCGACGTCGGCGTACGACAGCGTCGGGTAGTTGAAGATCGAGGAGTACTTCTGCCGGCCCGCGACGAGCAGGTCGGTGAGCTCGGCGCGGTCGACACCGAGCGTCTCCGCTGCGGCGTAGAGGTACATGCCGTGGCCTGCCTCGTCCTGCACCTTGGCCAGCAGGATCGCCTTGCGCCGCAGGCTGGGGGCGCGCCGGATCCAGTTGCCCTCCGGCTGCATCCCGATGATCTCCGAATGCGCGTGCTGGGCGATCTGGCGGATCAGCGTCTTCCGGTACGCCTCGGGCATCCAGTCCCGCGGCTCGATCCGCTGGTCACCGGCGATCGTCGCGTCGAAGTGCGCGGCCAGGGCCGTCTCGTCCATGCGCAGCCTCCGTACCGAATGTTCGTTCGGTTCATGGTGACGCACGAAAGCCACCCGCGCAAGGCGGTGGGCGCCGCCCTCAGCCCGTGAGCTCGACGACGCCTGCGTCGGTGCGGGTGAAGCCGCAGCGATCGAGGTAGAACGCGGCGTGCTCGGGCACGAAGTCGACGTGCAGCCACTCGCAGCCCGCGGCGCCCGAGAGCCGCGCGGCCTCGGCCACGACGGCCGCGCCGATGCCCTCGCCCTGCCGCTCGGGCTCCACCACGACGTCCAGCAGGAAGGCGTGGACCCCGCCGTCCCACGCGACGTTCGCGAACCCGACCATCCGCCCGCCGTCGAACGCCCCCACCCAGGTGAGACTGTGCCGCGCCAGCCGCTGCGCCCACGGCTGCACCTGCGGCGTTCCCCGGAAGGCGCGGGCGTGGAGCCCGGACAGCTCGGCGTCGTCGACGGCGGGGCGGGCGCGCAGCTCGACGTTCATCCGCGCGCCGGGAGGATGCCCTCGAACGCGGCGCGGGCGACGGCGTCGGGCAGGGCGTGCGGGTCGCGGTCGGGGCGGGCCCATTCGACGACGGAGTTCACGAGGCCGGACAGTAGCCGCGCCGCGAGCGCCGGATCGACCTCTTTGCGCAGCTCTCCCGCCTCGACGGCCTCCCGCACCAGCGCCGCGATGTGCGCGTCGAACTCGCGGCGGCGCTCCATGGCCCAGCGCTCCGACTCGGTGTTGCCGCGCACCCGCAGCAGCACGGTGACGTAGGGCAGCTCCGCCACGAGGACGGCGACCTGCCCGCGCACGATGTGGTGCAGCCGTTCGAGGGGGGTGCCGGTGCGCGCCCCGTCGGAGTCGAGCACCGCGAACAGCCCGTCCAGCGCGCGCTCCAGGGCCGCCCGCAGCAGCGCTTCCTTCCCGCTGAAGTGGTGGTAGAACGACGACTTCGTGATCCCGGCGGCGCGGGAGAGGTCCTCCATCGACGTGGCGTCGTAGCCGCGGGTGAGGAACTCCCCCACCGCCACGTCGAGCAGCGACCCCGGGCCGTGGCTCTGCCGCCGGACGCGCCCGCCGGTCTGGGTGCTCATCGCACGGCCTCGCGGGCGCTGTGCCCACGGTTCACTCGCCGGCGCTCGCTCACCCCGGTCACCGGCCCTCGAACGTCGGGCGTCGCTTCTCCAGGAACGCGGCGACGGCCTGCACGTGGTCGCCGGTCACGGCGAGCCGGCCCTGCGCGGCGGCCTCCGCGGCCAGCACGTCGTCCAGCGGCGCCGTCGCGCCGTGCCGAACCGCCCGGCGGACCTCGGCGTAGGCCCTGGTCGGGCCCGCCGCGAGCCGGCGCGCCAGCTCCAGCGCGGTCGCGAGCACCTCATCGGCCGGCACGACCGTGCGCACGAGACCCCATGCCTGCGCGTCCTCGGCGGTGAAGCTCTCGCCGAGCAGCAGCAGCTCGAGCGCGCGCGAGACGCCGACGGCGTGGGCGAGGCTCGCCGAGAGCCCGGAGTCGGCCGTGAGCCCGATACCGGTGAACGCCGTCGAGAACGACGCCCCGGCCGCGGCGACGCGCAGGTCGCAGGCGAGCGCGAAGCCCATGCCCGCCCCCACGCACGGCCCGTTGATCGCGGCGATCACCGGGAACGGCAGGTCGGTGAGCCCGCGGACGATCGGGTTGTAGTGCTCGGTAACGGTGTCGAAGGCGGTGGCCGGGTCGCGGCGCAGCGCCTCGGCGTGCTCGCCCAGGTCCTGCCCGACGCAGAACGCCTTGCCCGCACCGGTGAGCACGAGGGCACGCACGTCGTCTGCGGCCGCGAGCTCGCCGAGCGCGGCGAGGAACGCGTTCTTGAGCTCGACGGTGAGGGCGTTGTAGCGCGCGGGCCGCTGCAGGGTGAGCACGGCGACGGCCCCCTCCCGCGAGACGGCGACGGCCGGATCATCGGTCATCGCGCCAGCGTAAGGCCAACCGAACGATCGGTCGCCCCTCGCGTTCCGACGAACGGCGCGTTGGTCGGCTAGTGCTTCCCGCCGGAGGTTCGTCGGGGGTATCGGTGGATCCAGCTTCTCGCTGGGAGTGCCGGCGGACAGCCCTCGTACCGGGCGTACTCGGGCTGGTCGCCGGTGCGTCCAGCGTGGAGCTGGGCCGCCGAGATCCTTGACGAACCTCCGGCGGGGAGCACTAGGTACCGACGAACGCGCCGTTCGTCGGAATCGGGATCTGGGATGCGCACACCGATGGTGCTAGCGTCGGCCCCCGAACGAACGGTCGGTTGAGCGAGACCAACGGAGGCCCGCCGATGGCGCCCGTCCTGCGCAGCTACGTGAGCGGCGGCTGGCACCGCCCGACCGGGGAGGGCCGGCCGCTGCACGACGCGGTGACCGGCGCCGAGATCGCGCGCATCTCCTCGGCCGGGATCGACTTCGCCGCCGCGCTCGAGCACGGCAGGCGGGTGGGCGGACCCGCGGTGCGGGAGCTCACCTTCCACCAGCGTGCGGCCCTGCTCAAGGCGCTCGGCCAGCACCTGCGCGAACACCGGGAGCGGCTCTACGCCGTCTCGGCGCAGACCGGGGCCACCCTCGGCGACTCCAGGTTCGACGTCGACGGCGGCATCGGCGTGCTGCTCGCGTACGCCTCGAAGGGGCGCCGCGAGCTGCCCAACGACACCTTCTACGTCGACGGCGCCGTCGAGCCGCTCGGGCGCGGCGGCACGTTCGTCGGCCAGCACGTCTGCACCCCGCTGCACGGCGTGGCGGTGCAGATCAACGCCTTCAACTTCCCGGTGTGGGGGCCCCTGGAGAAGCTCGCGCCCGCGTTCCTCGCCGGCGTGCCCACACTGATCAAGCCGGCCAGCCCCACTGCCTTCCTCACCGCCGAGCTGGTGGAGCTGATCGTCGGGTCCGGGTTGCTGCCGGAGGGCTCGCTCCAGTTCGTGGCGGGCGGCACCGGTGACCTCCTCGACCAGCTCACCGAGCAGGACCTCGTCTCCTTCACCGGCTCGGCCTCGACCGCCGCGAAGCTGCGCACGCACCCCACCGTCGTGCAGCGCGCGGTGCGGTTCACCGCCGAGGCCGACTCCCTCAACCTCTCCGTGCTCGGTCCCGACGCGGCGCCGGGCTCGGCCGAGTTCGAACTGTTCGTGAAGGGCGTCGTCACCGAGATGACGGTCAAGGCGGGCCAGAAGTGCACCGCCATCCGCCGCGCCTTCGTGCCCGGGCAGCACGTCGACGCCGTGGTCGAGGCCGTGGCGGCCCGGCTGGCGCGCACCACGATCGGCAACCCGGCGAACGAGGGCGTGCGGATGGGGGCCCTTGCCAGCCTGGAGCAGCGCGAGGAGGTGCGCCGCAGCGTCAAGGCGCTCGCCGACGCCGGGCGGATCGTGTTCGGCGACCCGGAGAAGGTCGACGTGGTCGACGCCGACCCGGAGCGCGGCGCGTTCATCTCGCCGATCCTGCTGGTCGGCGAACCCGAGCGGGCCGAACCGCACGAGGTCGAGGCCTTCGGCCCGGTCTCCACCGTGCTGCCCTACACGAGCACCGAACAGCTGATCGACTACGCCGCCCGCGGGCAGGGCAGCCTCGCAGGCTCGATCGTCACCGCCGACCCGGCGTTCGCCCGGCAGGTGGTGCTCGGCGTCGCCCCCTGGCACGGGCGCCTGCTGGTGCTGAACGAGAAGGACGCGAAGGAGTCCACCGGCCACGGCTCCCCGCTCCCGGCGCTGGTGCACGGCGGCCCCGGTCGCGCGGGCGGGGGCGAGGAGATGGGCGGCATCCGCGGCGTGCTGCACCACATGCAGCGCACGGCCGTGCAGGCCGACCCGGACACGCTCACCGCGATCACCGGCCGCTGGGTGCGCGGCTCGCAGCGGACCGTCACCGACGTCCACCCGTTCCGCAAGCACCTGGAGGAGCTGCGGGTGGGCGACACGATCGTCGCCGGCCCGCGCCGCGTGACGCAGGAGGACGTGGAGCACTTCGCCGAGTTCACCGGCGACACCTTCTACGCCCACATGGACGCCGACGCCGCCGCGGCCAACCCGCTCTTCGGCGAGCGCGTAGCGCACGGCTACCTCGTGGTGTCGCTCGCCGCG
This window harbors:
- a CDS encoding GNAT family N-acetyltransferase, translating into MNVELRARPAVDDAELSGLHARAFRGTPQVQPWAQRLARHSLTWVGAFDGGRMVGFANVAWDGGVHAFLLDVVVEPERQGEGIGAAVVAEAARLSGAAGCEWLHVDFVPEHAAFYLDRCGFTRTDAGVVELTG
- a CDS encoding enoyl-CoA hydratase/isomerase family protein, which codes for MTDDPAVAVSREGAVAVLTLQRPARYNALTVELKNAFLAALGELAAADDVRALVLTGAGKAFCVGQDLGEHAEALRRDPATAFDTVTEHYNPIVRGLTDLPFPVIAAINGPCVGAGMGFALACDLRVAAAGASFSTAFTGIGLTADSGLSASLAHAVGVSRALELLLLGESFTAEDAQAWGLVRTVVPADEVLATALELARRLAAGPTRAYAEVRRAVRHGATAPLDDVLAAEAAAQGRLAVTGDHVQAVAAFLEKRRPTFEGR
- the paaC gene encoding 1,2-phenylacetyl-CoA epoxidase subunit PaaC, which codes for MNTDHGTDHDATNAYQSLVETLGHDDPRWAFGTGVEDVQAEITSPVPDGVDPADLAAYCLMLGDDALICSHRLTEWVTNAPELEEEVALANIALDLLGQARVLLARAGHVEDAGSSSMAGSAGSAGRDEDALAFLRTEPEFRNVALAELPDERDFARAIARLLLFSTWRLALLQRLLGSRDPVVAAVAGKGVKELTYHRDHAARWTLRLGDGTPESHRRMQAALDAAWPYVEELYRTSDVERRLADAGVAVDPAQVREEVDAVLDEVLTRATLTRPAVPHMGPINGKGGRDGMHTEYLGHVLAEMQSLARQHPGARW
- a CDS encoding TetR/AcrR family transcriptional regulator, which gives rise to MSTQTGGRVRRQSHGPGSLLDVAVGEFLTRGYDATSMEDLSRAAGITKSSFYHHFSGKEALLRAALERALDGLFAVLDSDGARTGTPLERLHHIVRGQVAVLVAELPYVTVLLRVRGNTESERWAMERRREFDAHIAALVREAVEAGELRKEVDPALAARLLSGLVNSVVEWARPDRDPHALPDAVARAAFEGILPARG
- the paaD gene encoding 1,2-phenylacetyl-CoA epoxidase subunit PaaD, whose product is MVSDAVLSDAVVTDARRVVAEVVDPEMPMLTLDDLGVVRGVEADGDAVTVTITPTYSGCPALEVMRDDLRARLTAAGYARVEVRTVLSPPWSTDWISPEGRRKLAEHGVAPPDRVGPRGAGPVPLTLAAPAAVVRCPRCGSPATEEFSRFGPTSCTALRRCTACREPFEHMKEH
- the paaB gene encoding 1,2-phenylacetyl-CoA epoxidase subunit PaaB, with the protein product METRAGSPRGGWPLYEVFVRGKRGLNHVHVGSLHAPDAEMALHNARDLYTRRNEGVSIWVVKASDITASSPAEKDPFFAPSGDKVYRHPTFYAIPEDVPHL
- the paaE gene encoding 1,2-phenylacetyl-CoA epoxidase subunit PaaE, with the protein product MAAPQVDVPVPRTSGFHRLRVADVERLCGDAVAVTFDVPAHLQEVFAFRPGQYLTLRLHRDGREERRSYSICAPAGALPKVGVRRVDGGLFSEWLVDRVAPGDAIEVAPPAGSFTPDLAPGTHHGLVAAGSGITPVLSIVASVLAAHPDTRITLLYGNRRTDTVMFTEELADLKNAYGPRLHLLHVLSREPMEAEIFTGRLDAEKLRVLLGALVDVADVDHWWLCGPLGMTEAAVDVLTGFGVDRKRVHRELFYVDEPPPELHRPDPAIEGATSEVTVVLNGRATTMTLPRAKSVLDAAQKVRADLPFACKGGVCGTCRAKVTEGEVTMRRNFALEDDEVEAGFVLTCQSRPTTPELTVDYDS
- the paaA gene encoding 1,2-phenylacetyl-CoA epoxidase subunit PaaA, translating into MDETALAAHFDATIAGDQRIEPRDWMPEAYRKTLIRQIAQHAHSEIIGMQPEGNWIRRAPSLRRKAILLAKVQDEAGHGMYLYAAAETLGVDRAELTDLLVAGRQKYSSIFNYPTLSYADVGVIGWLVDGAAICNQVPLCRCSYGPYARAMVRICKEESFHQRQGYELLLAMVNGTDAQREMVQESTNRFWWPSLMMFGPPDGDSPNTQQSMTWGIKRHTNDELRQRFVDMTVPQAEALGVTLPDPGLRWNPERGHYDFTEPDWAEFKAVISGSGPCNAQRLAQRRRAHEEGAWVREAAQAYAEKHARKEVAA
- the paaZ gene encoding phenylacetic acid degradation bifunctional protein PaaZ — encoded protein: MAPVLRSYVSGGWHRPTGEGRPLHDAVTGAEIARISSAGIDFAAALEHGRRVGGPAVRELTFHQRAALLKALGQHLREHRERLYAVSAQTGATLGDSRFDVDGGIGVLLAYASKGRRELPNDTFYVDGAVEPLGRGGTFVGQHVCTPLHGVAVQINAFNFPVWGPLEKLAPAFLAGVPTLIKPASPTAFLTAELVELIVGSGLLPEGSLQFVAGGTGDLLDQLTEQDLVSFTGSASTAAKLRTHPTVVQRAVRFTAEADSLNLSVLGPDAAPGSAEFELFVKGVVTEMTVKAGQKCTAIRRAFVPGQHVDAVVEAVAARLARTTIGNPANEGVRMGALASLEQREEVRRSVKALADAGRIVFGDPEKVDVVDADPERGAFISPILLVGEPERAEPHEVEAFGPVSTVLPYTSTEQLIDYAARGQGSLAGSIVTADPAFARQVVLGVAPWHGRLLVLNEKDAKESTGHGSPLPALVHGGPGRAGGGEEMGGIRGVLHHMQRTAVQADPDTLTAITGRWVRGSQRTVTDVHPFRKHLEELRVGDTIVAGPRRVTQEDVEHFAEFTGDTFYAHMDADAAAANPLFGERVAHGYLVVSLAAGLFVDPDPGPVLANFGVDDLRFLTPVRFGDELTVTLTCKQLTPRDTAAYGEVRWDADVTRQDGESVARYDVLTLVAKKSAPKSAQEEG